The Sphaerospermopsis torques-reginae ITEP-024 genome has a window encoding:
- a CDS encoding NADAR family protein, giving the protein MTIYFYKVWQPYGCFSNFSPHPIEIDGTYWPTVEHYYQAQKFAGSEDEVFIPLIYAAPTPEEAAALGRCGDRKLRSDWDLVKTNVMRAAVLKKFLTHADIREVLLVTGDEILVENSPTDYFWGCGVDKTGQNHLGKILMSVREQIRQLMLLTAITNS; this is encoded by the coding sequence ATGACTATTTACTTTTACAAAGTTTGGCAGCCCTATGGCTGTTTTTCTAACTTTTCTCCCCACCCTATCGAAATTGACGGTACTTACTGGCCAACAGTTGAACATTATTATCAAGCGCAAAAGTTTGCTGGTAGTGAAGATGAGGTTTTTATACCCTTAATCTATGCTGCACCTACCCCTGAAGAAGCGGCTGCTTTAGGTCGATGTGGCGATCGCAAACTGCGCTCAGATTGGGATCTGGTAAAAACTAATGTGATGCGAGCAGCTGTACTAAAAAAATTTCTCACTCATGCAGACATCAGAGAAGTGCTTTTAGTTACTGGGGATGAAATTTTGGTGGAAAATTCACCCACAGATTATTTTTGGGGCTGTGGAGTAGATAAAACAGGTCAAAATCATCTAGGTAAAATCCTCATGAGTGTGCGTGAACAAATCCGTCAGTTAATGTTGTTAACAGCAATTACCAATTCTTGA
- the mltA gene encoding murein transglycosylase A, which translates to MRKTLALFSLSLGIACTNPVSSVLAQVTIPLPVPAPAAEPVPVPVPPPNTPEVVPALQPISPETACNSQRCLGWDEQLWGRNGDRQALLTSIDHSLRYLGTNRAAEIYANYPIKEITLDRVRRSLLRFRQLVVSSKSAAELQAAVHREFAFYQSTGNDGKGTVKFTAYYEPVYTASRVRTSVYRYPMYRVPPDFKEWKKPHPKRVELEGKDGLQGHKGRLRGLEMLWFRDRLEPYMIQIQGSAQIRLTNGQRTSVGFAGGTDYPWTSIGGELAKDGKLPLSGLTMPKLISYFRRNPREMNNYLPRWERFVFFQETNGAPATGSINVPVTAERSIATDKSLMPPGALALIQNAFPFPAGGGRLERRRVDRFVLDQDTGSAIRGPGRVDYFMGTGKLAGDRAGITGGNGSLYYLLLRE; encoded by the coding sequence ATGAGAAAAACCCTTGCTTTGTTTTCCTTGAGTCTGGGAATTGCCTGTACAAATCCTGTTAGCTCAGTTTTAGCTCAAGTTACCATTCCTCTGCCAGTACCAGCACCAGCAGCAGAACCAGTACCAGTACCAGTTCCACCACCGAATACACCTGAAGTTGTACCAGCACTGCAACCTATTTCCCCGGAAACTGCTTGTAATTCTCAAAGATGCTTGGGTTGGGATGAGCAACTGTGGGGGAGAAATGGCGATCGCCAAGCTTTGTTAACTTCCATTGATCATAGTTTGCGTTATCTGGGAACTAATAGAGCGGCTGAAATATATGCTAATTACCCGATTAAAGAAATTACCTTAGATCGGGTACGTCGGAGTTTATTACGCTTCCGGCAATTGGTAGTGAGTTCTAAGTCAGCAGCAGAACTACAAGCGGCTGTACATCGGGAGTTTGCTTTTTATCAATCTACAGGGAACGATGGCAAGGGTACGGTTAAATTTACTGCCTATTATGAGCCTGTGTATACTGCCAGCCGGGTGCGAACTTCTGTATACAGATATCCCATGTATAGAGTACCACCGGATTTTAAAGAATGGAAAAAACCCCATCCCAAAAGGGTAGAATTGGAAGGTAAAGACGGTTTACAAGGACATAAAGGCAGATTACGCGGTTTAGAAATGTTGTGGTTCCGCGATCGCCTTGAACCTTACATGATTCAAATTCAAGGTTCTGCCCAAATTAGATTAACCAATGGACAGAGAACTTCTGTAGGTTTTGCCGGAGGAACGGATTATCCTTGGACTAGCATCGGAGGAGAACTAGCAAAAGATGGTAAATTGCCATTAAGCGGTTTAACCATGCCTAAATTAATTAGTTATTTCCGCAGAAATCCCAGAGAAATGAATAATTATTTACCACGCTGGGAAAGATTTGTATTCTTCCAAGAAACCAACGGTGCGCCAGCAACAGGTAGTATTAACGTTCCTGTAACCGCAGAACGTTCCATTGCCACAGATAAATCTCTCATGCCTCCTGGTGCATTAGCATTGATTCAAAATGCGTTTCCTTTTCCTGCGGGTGGAGGTAGGTTAGAGAGACGCAGAGTTGATCGGTTTGTATTAGATCAAGATACAGGTAGCGCAATTAGGGGACCAGGTAGAGTAGATTACTTTATGGGTACTGGTAAATTAGCGGGCGATCGCGCTGGAATTACCGGAGGCAATGGATCACTGTATTATTTATTGTTGAGGGAATAG
- a CDS encoding DUF5895 domain-containing protein has translation MVKASANGNHAKFDFEDEKFNAPPSQTLPWCQMISPRYGEDGLQSYGLALKLDNAQAVGFQPDDNWQEIEHEFSTGEVDTFFITTTPRLVIIRRGPLSVQDRDTKIRLGTFKDYKDDFLANKLKFKVYTRHLIFLVGEDKKFLHHSPLQLTLSGAAGASFGKSYSEYQQGRLTGGFAGELEKAYAGFQKKPLTPKGPLFHAHGIFCPIIECEERGIEPNIALVASTVDYKHPTVSNLTEYMIASDSPESERICKAFEEYKEFGKEVMKPDVSKAEIAGVTNSYIYADDDDFAYPPY, from the coding sequence ATGGTTAAAGCATCTGCTAATGGTAATCATGCTAAGTTCGACTTTGAAGACGAAAAATTTAACGCCCCACCATCCCAAACCCTCCCTTGGTGTCAAATGATCAGTCCCCGCTATGGTGAGGATGGTTTACAAAGTTATGGTTTAGCCCTTAAACTCGATAACGCTCAAGCTGTTGGTTTTCAACCTGATGATAATTGGCAAGAAATAGAACATGAATTTAGTACGGGAGAAGTAGACACATTTTTTATTACCACTACTCCCAGATTAGTAATTATCCGTCGTGGTCCTTTATCTGTTCAAGACAGAGACACAAAAATTAGATTAGGTACTTTTAAAGATTACAAAGATGATTTTTTAGCTAATAAACTAAAATTTAAAGTTTACACTCGCCATCTGATTTTTTTAGTCGGTGAAGATAAAAAGTTTTTACATCATTCACCTTTACAATTAACTCTCAGTGGTGCAGCGGGCGCAAGTTTTGGTAAGAGTTATTCTGAATATCAACAAGGTAGACTGACTGGCGGTTTTGCCGGAGAATTAGAAAAAGCTTATGCCGGTTTTCAAAAGAAACCATTAACTCCCAAGGGTCCTTTATTTCATGCTCACGGGATTTTTTGCCCGATCATTGAATGTGAAGAAAGAGGTATTGAACCGAATATTGCTTTGGTAGCTTCAACTGTAGATTACAAACATCCCACAGTTTCTAATTTAACAGAATATATGATTGCTTCTGATTCTCCTGAATCGGAAAGAATTTGTAAGGCTTTTGAAGAATATAAAGAATTTGGTAAGGAAGTGATGAAACCAGATGTTTCTAAAGCAGAAATAGCTGGTGTTACCAATTCTTATATTTATGCTGATGATGATGATTTTGCTTATCCACCGTATTAG
- a CDS encoding GxxExxY protein, with the protein MRWFSDEVEGLGYAVIGAAIEVHRVLGAGFLERVYHEALVTEFRLRGIPHRSKHLVGIRYKGHPVGEGELDFLVGDSIIVELKAVEKLSPIHEAQVISYLKMTNCPLGLLINFNVPILKEGIKRIILSS; encoded by the coding sequence ATGAGGTGGTTTAGTGATGAGGTGGAGGGGTTGGGTTATGCTGTGATTGGTGCTGCTATTGAGGTACATCGGGTATTGGGGGCGGGTTTTTTGGAGAGGGTATATCATGAGGCGTTAGTTACTGAGTTTCGTTTGCGTGGTATACCTCATAGGTCTAAACATTTGGTAGGGATAAGGTATAAAGGTCATCCGGTGGGTGAGGGGGAGTTAGATTTTTTGGTTGGTGATTCAATTATTGTTGAATTGAAAGCGGTGGAAAAGTTATCTCCTATTCATGAAGCGCAGGTTATTTCTTATTTAAAAATGACTAATTGCCCTCTTGGTCTTCTGATTAATTTTAATGTTCCCATTCTCAAAGAAGGCATTAAGCGAATTATCCTTTCTTCTTAA
- a CDS encoding McrC family protein has protein sequence MYEKYKNQVDVEFPSYKTRHQWKLTAKGWVGYIPVNADFALKINPKVPIKNLFGMLEYAYDLKSFKFLDGLMSCDSVQDFYNKLAESLADKIIERCRKGLYRSYVPKTEKLTYVRGRLNVREIIKKPWDVKLQCTFQEHTADIIDNQILFWTLFHIGHSGYCSDKVSQIVRKAYHAMQGMVSLQPCTSKDCLERNYHRLNNDYYTLHQLCRFFLDNSIPSHEHGKNTSLPFLVNMAKLYEMFVAEWLRENLPPEDLKLKTQERIIIDKNIYFQTDLIIYDSQTLTPKYILDTKYKNPENMSKDDLAQVVAYAVSKHCPEAVLVYPTELNNSFNQYIGNIKVRSLTFSLDDNLEDGGKAFLKQLFD, from the coding sequence ATGTATGAAAAATATAAAAACCAAGTAGATGTAGAATTTCCTAGTTACAAAACTCGTCATCAATGGAAATTAACTGCTAAAGGTTGGGTAGGTTATATTCCTGTAAATGCTGATTTTGCTTTAAAAATTAATCCCAAAGTACCTATTAAAAATTTATTTGGAATGTTGGAATATGCTTATGATTTAAAAAGTTTTAAATTTCTTGATGGTTTAATGAGTTGTGACTCTGTACAGGATTTTTATAATAAACTAGCTGAAAGTTTAGCAGATAAAATTATAGAACGTTGTCGTAAAGGTTTATATCGTAGTTATGTACCTAAAACTGAGAAATTAACTTATGTACGAGGTAGGTTGAATGTTCGAGAAATCATTAAAAAACCTTGGGATGTAAAATTACAATGTACATTTCAAGAACACACTGCGGATATTATAGATAATCAAATTTTATTTTGGACTCTTTTTCATATTGGCCATAGCGGTTACTGTTCAGATAAAGTATCACAAATAGTTAGAAAAGCTTACCACGCTATGCAAGGAATGGTATCTTTACAACCTTGTACTTCAAAAGATTGTCTTGAGCGAAATTACCACCGTTTGAATAATGACTATTATACATTACATCAACTTTGTAGATTCTTTTTAGATAATTCCATTCCCAGTCACGAACATGGTAAAAATACAAGTTTACCATTTTTGGTAAATATGGCGAAACTTTATGAAATGTTTGTTGCAGAATGGTTAAGGGAAAATTTACCACCAGAAGATTTAAAGCTGAAGACTCAAGAAAGAATTATCATAGACAAAAACATATATTTTCAAACTGATTTAATTATCTATGATTCTCAAACTTTAACTCCTAAATATATTCTCGATACTAAATATAAAAATCCAGAAAATATGTCTAAAGATGATTTAGCCCAAGTAGTAGCTTATGCAGTTTCTAAACATTGTCCTGAAGCAGTGTTAGTTTATCCTACAGAGTTAAATAACTCTTTTAATCAATATATTGGAAATATTAAAGTTCGTAGTCTTACTTTTTCTCTTGATGATAATTTAGAAGATGGGGGAAAAGCATTTTTAAAACAACTTTTTGATTAA
- a CDS encoding retroviral-like aspartic protease family protein, producing the protein MITEKMAQTLKLQSSGTMRASIADGSIVEFKTSTVSAIAVGGAVMNNAKVAIAPKAQIGLLGHDFFEKYDIKILANQIEFYPR; encoded by the coding sequence TTGATCACTGAAAAAATGGCTCAAACTCTGAAACTTCAATCTTCGGGAACTATGAGAGCTAGTATTGCCGATGGTTCTATAGTAGAATTTAAAACTAGCACTGTATCGGCAATTGCTGTGGGTGGTGCTGTGATGAACAATGCTAAAGTTGCGATCGCTCCCAAAGCTCAAATAGGTTTACTAGGTCATGATTTCTTTGAAAAATATGATATCAAAATCCTAGCTAATCAAATTGAGTTTTATCCTCGATAA
- a CDS encoding PHP domain-containing protein, translating to MVVNFARTTASTELLKQVFQNLDAQSCPRFFNFHLHTVFSDGRLHPHILMEQAIAIGLKGLTITDHHAIGGYQAAREWLEDWKWNHPDNNIPHLWSGVEINAGLLNAEVHILAYGFEIEHSSMKPYLQRKASTGIDYQAANVIAAIHDAGGLAVLAHPARYKRSHFDLIPQAAEYGIDGVETFYAYKNPNPWKPCSVETEKVKMLAEEYGLFNTCGTDTHGLNILQRL from the coding sequence ATGGTTGTAAATTTTGCCCGGACTACTGCTTCCACAGAACTGTTAAAACAAGTCTTCCAAAACCTTGATGCTCAAAGCTGTCCCAGGTTTTTCAACTTTCATTTACACACGGTATTTTCGGATGGTAGATTGCATCCACATATACTGATGGAACAGGCGATCGCCATTGGTTTGAAAGGACTTACAATTACTGATCATCATGCCATTGGTGGGTATCAAGCAGCACGAGAATGGTTAGAAGACTGGAAATGGAATCATCCTGATAACAACATTCCTCACCTGTGGAGTGGTGTAGAAATTAATGCTGGGTTGTTAAATGCAGAAGTTCATATTTTGGCTTATGGTTTTGAAATAGAACATTCCAGCATGAAACCTTATCTGCAAAGAAAAGCTTCTACAGGTATAGATTATCAAGCAGCTAACGTTATTGCAGCGATTCATGACGCTGGTGGACTAGCTGTACTTGCTCATCCTGCACGTTACAAGCGATCGCACTTTGATTTAATTCCTCAAGCTGCTGAATATGGTATTGATGGGGTTGAGACTTTCTACGCTTATAAAAATCCTAACCCTTGGAAACCTTGCTCTGTAGAAACGGAAAAAGTCAAAATGTTAGCAGAAGAATACGGTTTATTTAACACCTGTGGAACTGATACCCACGGCTTAAATATACTGCAACGATTATAA
- the purM gene encoding phosphoribosylformylglycinamidine cyclo-ligase: MDYRDAGVDVEAGRAFVDQIRNLVHSTFRSEVLGGLGGFGGCFQLPTGYTEPVLVSGTDGVGTKLKIAQILNRHDTVGIDLVAMCVNDVLTSGAEPLFFLDYVATGKLDKEQLTQVVAGIATGCKLAGAALLGGETAEMPGFYQVGEYDLAGFCVGIVEKSKMLDGSQVQVGDVAIGLASAGIHSNGVSLVRKIVSDGGFAWDDTPELLNGQTIGNAFLTPTRIYVKSVLAALKNGLEVHGMAHITGGGLPENLPRCLGTGQAIKINPGSWNIPPVFQWLAQAGSVGAEAMYNTFNMGVGFMLILPPEQAEQAINHFQSQDIPAFTIGEVVTGSGELMGLFA; this comes from the coding sequence ATGGATTATCGGGATGCAGGTGTTGATGTTGAAGCAGGTAGAGCTTTTGTAGACCAAATTCGCAATTTAGTTCACAGTACCTTCAGATCAGAAGTATTAGGTGGTTTAGGTGGCTTTGGGGGCTGTTTTCAACTGCCTACAGGTTATACAGAACCAGTATTGGTATCTGGTACAGATGGTGTGGGTACAAAGCTGAAAATTGCTCAAATTCTCAACCGCCATGACACTGTAGGTATTGATTTAGTGGCGATGTGTGTTAACGATGTGCTAACATCAGGAGCAGAACCGCTATTTTTTCTCGATTATGTAGCTACTGGTAAGCTGGATAAAGAGCAGTTAACTCAAGTTGTGGCAGGAATAGCTACTGGTTGCAAACTAGCTGGTGCGGCTTTATTGGGCGGAGAAACCGCAGAAATGCCCGGTTTTTACCAAGTGGGTGAATATGACTTAGCGGGTTTTTGTGTGGGGATAGTCGAAAAAAGCAAAATGTTAGATGGTTCTCAAGTGCAAGTTGGGGATGTGGCCATCGGTTTAGCTAGTGCAGGTATTCACAGTAATGGTGTAAGTTTAGTGAGAAAAATTGTCAGTGATGGCGGTTTTGCTTGGGATGATACCCCAGAGCTATTAAATGGGCAAACTATCGGTAATGCTTTTCTCACTCCTACCCGCATTTATGTTAAATCTGTATTAGCAGCATTGAAAAACGGGTTAGAAGTTCACGGCATGGCACATATTACTGGTGGGGGTTTACCAGAAAATTTACCCAGATGTCTGGGAACAGGTCAAGCTATTAAAATTAATCCTGGTAGTTGGAATATTCCCCCTGTGTTTCAGTGGTTAGCTCAAGCCGGTTCTGTTGGTGCGGAAGCTATGTATAATACATTTAATATGGGTGTGGGATTTATGCTAATACTGCCCCCCGAACAAGCAGAACAAGCAATTAACCATTTTCAATCACAGGATATTCCTGCTTTTACCATTGGTGAAGTTGTCACTGGTTCTGGTGAATTGATGGGTCTTTTTGCGTAG
- a CDS encoding adenylate/guanylate cyclase domain-containing protein produces the protein MKILTFRSIRTQILTSTTLLILGLVAAIVAVWAKSESTLYRQEKLNDAKIISNILSYTYSNEFSEENWSQIRLNLDLLMRENEEIVYVMISDSSEDHKIVAASPSEFQNNYIPDIVPLNITNNVIKSEQHTKIAETFLLRDIYFANKLRGKRGETILEVASDIRTLSDRKLGKLRIGISLKKVNRAVNNAVNQALIVGSIGLTIGWICAYILARQLSVPVQRLQMSVAKIADGDLQHRADIHHRADEIGALANSVNEMSAALQISFSKLQKTLASFEKFVPNKFVSVIAPDGIENIEVGMASTRKMTILFCDIRGYTSMSEAMTPMEIFLFLNDYLACMGKAIDELGGFIDKYIGDAIMALFDDEATDSALKAAILMQEVLELFNYDRSRKGLPIISVGIGIHRGTVVMGTVGFTSRMDSTVIGDAVNVASRIEGLTKQYNCDILVTESVVNSLSKPESFKLKLIDKSVKVKGKDAPIAIYQLIIDN, from the coding sequence ATGAAAATATTAACTTTTCGTTCTATTCGCACCCAAATTTTGACTTCTACCACCTTATTAATTTTAGGTTTGGTTGCTGCTATAGTTGCAGTTTGGGCAAAAAGTGAAAGCACTCTTTACCGTCAAGAAAAACTCAATGACGCGAAAATCATATCTAATATTTTAAGCTATACCTATTCTAACGAATTTTCCGAAGAGAATTGGAGTCAGATCCGCTTAAATTTAGATTTATTAATGCGAGAAAACGAAGAAATTGTTTATGTAATGATATCCGATTCATCTGAAGATCATAAAATAGTTGCTGCTTCTCCCAGTGAATTTCAAAACAATTATATTCCTGATATTGTACCTTTAAACATAACAAATAATGTCATCAAAAGCGAACAACATACTAAAATAGCCGAGACATTTCTCCTGCGTGATATTTATTTTGCCAACAAATTGCGGGGAAAGCGGGGAGAAACGATACTGGAAGTAGCTTCAGATATTCGCACCCTATCTGATAGAAAACTCGGTAAATTAAGAATAGGAATATCCTTAAAAAAAGTCAATCGTGCAGTTAATAATGCAGTTAATCAAGCTTTAATAGTAGGTTCTATAGGATTAACCATTGGTTGGATTTGTGCATATATTTTAGCACGCCAGTTAAGTGTTCCCGTGCAGCGTTTACAAATGAGTGTGGCAAAAATTGCCGATGGAGATTTGCAGCATCGAGCAGATATTCATCATCGTGCAGATGAAATTGGTGCGTTAGCAAATTCCGTTAACGAAATGTCAGCCGCATTGCAAATATCATTTAGTAAATTGCAAAAAACATTAGCATCATTTGAGAAATTTGTCCCAAATAAATTTGTTTCTGTGATAGCTCCTGACGGCATAGAAAATATTGAAGTAGGTATGGCTTCAACGCGGAAAATGACAATTTTATTTTGTGATATTCGCGGTTATACTTCTATGTCAGAAGCAATGACACCGATGGAAATTTTCTTATTCTTAAATGACTATTTAGCTTGTATGGGCAAAGCTATAGATGAACTAGGAGGCTTTATTGATAAATATATAGGTGATGCTATTATGGCGCTGTTTGATGATGAAGCTACAGACTCAGCTTTAAAAGCAGCAATTTTGATGCAAGAAGTGTTAGAATTATTTAATTATGATCGTTCTCGAAAAGGTCTACCAATAATTTCTGTTGGTATTGGCATTCATCGTGGTACAGTGGTTATGGGTACTGTGGGCTTTACCTCCCGTATGGATTCTACAGTGATTGGTGATGCTGTGAATGTTGCTTCTAGAATTGAAGGATTAACAAAACAATATAATTGTGATATTTTAGTTACAGAATCTGTAGTTAACAGCTTATCCAAGCCCGAATCATTTAAATTGAAACTGATAGATAAATCTGTTAAAGTTAAAGGTAAAGATGCACCAATAGCGATTTATCAATTGATAATTGATAATTGA
- a CDS encoding molybdopterin-dependent oxidoreductase, which produces MVILKVWKNLALVSLGIAMVCLGGCTKRPTDNELELLRKEASDRNAEIVAQKVKNNQEREWNLVIQGQTATGKTETLTWKQLQELATVNINTVDANNIVTPKKVFKFTGINVNSLLQKFAIQSGVTEITFVCYDAYQVTIKVEDLLKYPIILAVAKDDQPIPREEGGPVYLVFPYSQHPEIRNKYNEGMWAFYVTNVIFGTEKAKVTIGDRQFNLADLDKLPQVTLTENVGYRVWWPSGKVKLQGVRLRDVLSLAGINLNSNNSVIVRGKPPVYQKNSRPIELATEDILKCDIILATRWGEEKQRITAKMGGPVTLAFGDNCSSKTKNQRWVTFVEELIPQP; this is translated from the coding sequence GTGGTTATATTGAAAGTCTGGAAAAACTTGGCTTTAGTATCTTTGGGTATAGCTATGGTCTGCTTGGGAGGTTGTACAAAAAGACCGACAGATAATGAATTGGAATTATTGCGTAAAGAAGCCAGCGATCGCAATGCTGAAATTGTGGCACAAAAAGTCAAAAACAACCAGGAAAGGGAATGGAACTTAGTTATACAAGGTCAGACAGCAACAGGGAAAACTGAAACATTAACATGGAAACAGTTACAGGAATTAGCTACAGTAAATATCAACACTGTTGATGCTAATAACATTGTCACCCCCAAAAAGGTATTTAAGTTTACTGGAATAAACGTAAATTCACTATTACAAAAATTTGCCATTCAAAGCGGTGTTACGGAAATTACCTTTGTCTGTTATGACGCTTATCAAGTAACTATCAAAGTAGAAGATTTACTCAAGTACCCAATTATTTTAGCAGTTGCCAAAGATGATCAACCAATTCCTCGTGAGGAAGGAGGACCGGTTTATTTAGTCTTTCCCTACAGTCAGCATCCAGAAATTAGAAACAAGTATAATGAGGGAATGTGGGCATTTTATGTAACCAATGTCATATTTGGTACAGAAAAAGCCAAGGTAACAATAGGCGATCGTCAATTTAATCTAGCAGATTTAGATAAATTACCCCAAGTTACCCTCACCGAAAATGTTGGTTATCGGGTGTGGTGGCCGAGTGGTAAAGTTAAATTACAGGGTGTAAGATTGCGAGATGTTCTCTCTTTAGCTGGTATCAACTTAAACTCTAATAATTCCGTCATCGTGCGTGGTAAACCACCAGTTTACCAGAAAAATTCCCGACCGATAGAATTAGCAACAGAAGATATACTCAAATGCGATATTATTTTAGCTACTAGATGGGGAGAAGAAAAACAACGAATTACGGCAAAAATGGGGGGTCCTGTTACTTTGGCCTTTGGTGATAATTGTTCCAGCAAAACCAAAAATCAACGATGGGTGACTTTTGTAGAAGAGTTAATTCCACAACCATGA